The Temnothorax longispinosus isolate EJ_2023e chromosome 12, Tlon_JGU_v1, whole genome shotgun sequence genome includes a window with the following:
- the LOC139823300 gene encoding uncharacterized protein isoform X2, whose product MPTFYGQRKTNRGAWTQENLDKALKDLQKGNVSIREVALNNNIPEKTLRTRLKQNNFIKGRLVAAEDSKNVQARQCTERGETITVVACCNAEGSFLPPYCIFKGVRKQKLWEENMPPGSVIQIRKESAYINEQLFMDWLKNHFIPRKSREQCLLILDGHRSYINSPDILQMATDNNIHILCLPSHTTDYFQPLDRAFFEPLKTYFRDACCEWGNANPNKKIGRNHFGLLLTKAWLQAATVETGISGFRETGIHPFCPSAIPEHAYLENAVQHEESSSSESDKEILPSTPVTNLLSTQMCIMTDESMAQPGPSNLCQQRVFLDTSQKNECENECVECYESYDNTLPKVNWIQCIKCNKWLHETCTLYYNICNLCKRMELKRAKEDKDKKKFKEAKLL is encoded by the exons AGCTCTCAAAGATTTACAAAAGGGAAACGTTTCAATAAGAGAAgttgctttaaataataatattcctgAAAAGACCCTCAGGACtagattaaaacaaaataattttatcaaaggAAGATTAG TGGCTGCTGAAGACAGTAAAAATGTTCAAGCTCGTCAGTGTACCGAAAGGGGAGAAACTATTACAGTAGTAGCTTGTTGTAATGCTGAAGGTTCATTCTTACCACCGTACTGTATATTTAAAGGTGTTAGAAAGCAAAAGTTATGGGAAGAAAACATGCCACCTGGATCTGTTATTCAAATAAGAAAg GAATCCGCTTACATCAATGAACAGCTCTTTATGGATTGGCTGAAAAACCATTTTATTCCAAGAAAGAGTAGAGAACAATGTTTATTGATTTTGGATGGTCATAGATCCTATATAAACTCTCCTGATATACTACAAATGGCAACGGACAATAATATCCATATACTTTGCTTACCCAGCCATACTACAGACTATTTTCAACCACTTGATAGAGCATTTTTTGAAcctttaaaaacatattttcgaGATGCTTGCTGTGAATGGGGTAATGCAAATCCAAACAAAAAGATTGGAAGAAATCATTTTGGTCTCTTATTAACAAAAGCTTGGTTACAAGCAGCTACTGTCGAGACGGGGATATCAGGCTTTAGAGAGACAGGAATACACCCTTTCTGTCCATCAGCAATACCAGAACATGCATATCTGGAAAATGCAGTTCAACATGAGGAATCCTCTTCTTCAGAAAGTGATAAAGAGATATTACCAAGCACTCctgtaacaaatttattaagcACTCAGATGTGCATAATGACAGATGAAAGTATGGCGCAGCCTGGACCGAGTAACTTATGTCAGCAACGTGTCTTTTTAGATACAAGTCAAAAAAATGAATGCGAAAATGAATGCGTTGAATGTTACGAATCGTATGACAATACATTACCCAAAGTAAATTGGATTCAGTGcattaaatgcaataaatggTTGCATGAAACATGTaccttatattataatatatgtaacttATGTAAGAGAATGGAACTAAAAAGAGcaaaaga
- the LOC139823300 gene encoding uncharacterized protein isoform X1, producing the protein MPTFYGQRKTNRGAWTQENLDKALKDLQKGNVSIREVALNNNIPEKTLRTRLKQNNFIKGRLGKKCYLGEEVEKQLVEHIKKLQSVGFAPSKKEIRKIAFNLSEKMELKQVFNTEKKIAGSDWYKSFMRRNPTLIIRKPRKTSNESANAMNKQDIDNYFHLLKQCLNDNNLTNKPSRIYNMDETSLQLNNEPDFIVAAEDSKNVQARQCTERGETITVVACCNAEGSFLPPYCIFKGVRKQKLWEENMPPGSVIQIRKESAYINEQLFMDWLKNHFIPRKSREQCLLILDGHRSYINSPDILQMATDNNIHILCLPSHTTDYFQPLDRAFFEPLKTYFRDACCEWGNANPNKKIGRNHFGLLLTKAWLQAATVETGISGFRETGIHPFCPSAIPEHAYLENAVQHEESSSSESDKEILPSTPVTNLLSTQMCIMTDESMAQPGPSNLCQQRVFLDTSQKNECENECVECYESYDNTLPKVNWIQCIKCNKWLHETCTLYYNICNLCKRMELKRAKEDKDKKKFKEAKLL; encoded by the exons AGCTCTCAAAGATTTACAAAAGGGAAACGTTTCAATAAGAGAAgttgctttaaataataatattcctgAAAAGACCCTCAGGACtagattaaaacaaaataattttatcaaaggAAGATTAGGTAAGAAATGTTATCTTGGCGAAGAAGTTGAAAAACAGCTAGTAGAACACATTAAGAAACTTCAATCAGTAGGATTTGCACcttcaaaaaaagaaataagaaaaatagcttttaatttatccGAAAAAATGGAATTGAAACAAGTTTTTAAtaccgagaaaaaaattgctggATCAGATTGGTACAAGTCATTTATGAGAAGAAATCCTACACTAATTATTAGGAAACCCAGAAAAACGTCAAATGAAAGTGCGAATGCAATGAATAAACAAGACATTGATAATTACTTTCATTTATTGAAACAATGTCTCAATGATAATAACTTGACGAATAAACCAAGTCGTATTTACAACATGGATGAGACTAGTCTGCAACTGAATAATGAGCCTGATTTTATAGTGGCTGCTGAAGACAGTAAAAATGTTCAAGCTCGTCAGTGTACCGAAAGGGGAGAAACTATTACAGTAGTAGCTTGTTGTAATGCTGAAGGTTCATTCTTACCACCGTACTGTATATTTAAAGGTGTTAGAAAGCAAAAGTTATGGGAAGAAAACATGCCACCTGGATCTGTTATTCAAATAAGAAAg GAATCCGCTTACATCAATGAACAGCTCTTTATGGATTGGCTGAAAAACCATTTTATTCCAAGAAAGAGTAGAGAACAATGTTTATTGATTTTGGATGGTCATAGATCCTATATAAACTCTCCTGATATACTACAAATGGCAACGGACAATAATATCCATATACTTTGCTTACCCAGCCATACTACAGACTATTTTCAACCACTTGATAGAGCATTTTTTGAAcctttaaaaacatattttcgaGATGCTTGCTGTGAATGGGGTAATGCAAATCCAAACAAAAAGATTGGAAGAAATCATTTTGGTCTCTTATTAACAAAAGCTTGGTTACAAGCAGCTACTGTCGAGACGGGGATATCAGGCTTTAGAGAGACAGGAATACACCCTTTCTGTCCATCAGCAATACCAGAACATGCATATCTGGAAAATGCAGTTCAACATGAGGAATCCTCTTCTTCAGAAAGTGATAAAGAGATATTACCAAGCACTCctgtaacaaatttattaagcACTCAGATGTGCATAATGACAGATGAAAGTATGGCGCAGCCTGGACCGAGTAACTTATGTCAGCAACGTGTCTTTTTAGATACAAGTCAAAAAAATGAATGCGAAAATGAATGCGTTGAATGTTACGAATCGTATGACAATACATTACCCAAAGTAAATTGGATTCAGTGcattaaatgcaataaatggTTGCATGAAACATGTaccttatattataatatatgtaacttATGTAAGAGAATGGAACTAAAAAGAGcaaaaga